The region GTCTGCGTTTGCGTCACGGGCTGGCGGAATATCCGCTGCGCGTCATCGTGACCGGTTCTGGCACGATCAACCCGGAGGCCGCGATTTTTCGGAAACGGTTCTCGCCGATTCTGGTGCTTACAACGAAGTCGGCCTTGCCTGCTCGTCTCAAGCGATTGCGCATGCTAGTAGATGAAATCCGGTTTTGCGGACGCGACCGGATTGATTTCCCGGACGCGCTGGCCTGGCTGGCAGGAAAGTGGGGTGTGAAACGACTGCTTTGCGAAGGCGGAGGCGAACTGAACGACGCTTTATTCCGGGCTGATCTGGTGGATGAGTTGCATCTGACCATTTGCCCGCTCATTTTTGGCGGGCGACAGGCGCCTACCATTGCGGATGGGGAAGGGGTGGAACACCTCGCGCAA is a window of Verrucomicrobiota bacterium DNA encoding:
- a CDS encoding dihydrofolate reductase family protein, translated to MNVTRLVARNRRTTVRPFVFVNMAVTADGKIASANRAVSSFGSARDQQHLYELRAQADAVMCGARTLNGGEIYLGNGLEKFRRLRLRHGLAEYPLRVIVTGSGTINPEAAIFRKRFSPILVLTTKSALPARLKRLRMLVDEIRFCGRDRIDFPDALAWLAGKWGVKRLLCEGGGELNDALFRADLVDELHLTICPLIFGGRQAPTIADGEGVEHLAQAAQLRLKSRRRIGDELYLVFRRASPRPAA